GCATATCACTCCTATGCTCTGGTAGGCATTGGGCCGCAGGAAGAGCCAGCCCTTCCTACAAAAGAAGAGGTACAAGAAGCCAGCGAGGCGGACAGAAAGCAGCAGTTCTCAGAAGTGAAACAGAAACTCGAAGAGATTCTGCTGATCTCTGAAGATTCGCCCAGGGCGCTGATCTCTGAAGTTTCGCCCTGGGTACAAACCCCCGGACACAAAAACGGTATGTACAGAATTGATGGGGAATATGTAGAGGTAAGATACCTATCAAGCCACCCAGTGAGGACCACTCTAGCAGACATACACATGCTATGCGAGGAGAGCAACCCCACTGAAGCAATAAACTCCCTGCTAGGCACAACACAGGATACGAGAAACACTGCAGCACTGAATTTTTTTATCAAAGCTGTGAAAAGAGGAGACGTGATTTTATGAGCTCGGAACCATGCCCTAGGCACACACAGTGCAGTTACAAGGAGAAGGGGGCTCACTGCCTCCTGGACAGAGGTGGGGACTGCTATAGGTGGTTTGTCTCTGCTTCCAGGTACGTAGATGAGGAGGTCTAATATGACCTCTTCTACTACACCAGCTGTATCAGAGTGCAAGCACAGCAAGAAGTGCAGTAGATACGATCCAGAGAGCTACACATGCACACGTGGAGAGAGCGACTACTGCGGACACTACAAGGCAATTAAGGGGTTAAGAGTATGATCTTCACATTCAAAAATAAATACAGTGGACAGGATGAGCAGTACGAAGTGTCAGACAGCCTGTGCGAGTACAAGGGGATCACTCCTAGTGCTCCTGTGGTGATGGAAACAGACACAGCATACGTATTAGAGCCAGAGAAAGGGAAGCGAGCGTACTTGAACAAAGCACACTGCAAGAAGGTGATTCTATATGAGAGAGTTTAAATTTAGAGCATGGGATGAGAAAAACAGTAAAATGTATTATTCTGATAATCTTCCAGCTAATTATTACTTTGGTCACGATGGGAACAATAAAATATATTTTTCCGGTGATGTGTGGGATAACGACGAACAAATGTATTATAGAGATACTATATCCTCGGATGCTATGCAGTTCACCGGACAACATGATAAAAATGGAAAAGAAATTTACGAGGGCGATGTCGTGGAAGTGGGGGAGTGGAGAGAAAAAGTAGACGAAATCGGATCTCATTGGAAATGGTATGTGTACGTCGTGTCTTATTGCGATCAACGATGGTTGCCGGACGACTTAGACGAGGCACGGATCATCGGTAATATCTATGAAAACCCTGAACTCCTCAAGGCACTAACAGGAGGGATGAATATATGAGCACAATATATAGACCGTGCCCGGAGTGCGGCAGCCCAGTGGAGAGTGATACCGTCAAAGCTAAATGCATTCAGACCTATATATGTAGTGTATGTGCAGCGCAGCTTTGGCTAATTCAGACTCCTCTTTTCGACAAACTCATTACTGCACAGGTGGGGAGAAAATGATCTCACTATCTGAGTCTGAGTTTATTACCAGAGAAGAGTTTGAGGTGGCCTTGGATGCTGCTGTGCTACAAACCTGCAGAGAAATAGCAGACGATAGAAAGCGAATTACTGTGCTAGAATCCTTCGCACATGGAGTATTCAACGTACTGTTTATGAAGTTCAGAGGAGTAAGAGATATACTAGATGTCAAAGTCAGGCAATATCTCCCAGGGTTTGAACTCCAAAACTCTACCGAATCTCTACAGGAGGAGATTAGCGCAGAAACGTAGTACTACACTGTAGTACTACACTGTTTAGAAAGTCGGCAAAGAAAACCTACATCGGTTGACATTGTCGAGTGTAGTAAGGAGTGGATACTATATTGCTGTAAAGCAATGTAGTACTACGTAGTACTACACGGTTGCAGAAAAAAACCCTTCTAGATTGGAGGAAAATGTATCAAAAATCGCATGTTTCGTCTGTTAGGATCAATCCATCGTTGAAAGAATGGTTTGAAGGTACACAAACTATTCACCATTATGCTCTCTCAGATGCTATGGAGCAAGGCATACTCCACATCCTAAGCAACTATGTCCCTGTATCCGTTTTAGAAAAACAAATACACGAAACCCGAAAGAAACTTGCAGAACTCGAAAACGCATTGGTCAATGCGAAACACGTAGAAGCAGAAACAATGAAACAGCTAGAGAAGGAAGATCCCTCTACAGCATATACAGATATTAGAGAGCAGATCTTCATAGATGATGGCCCAGGTACTATACTAAGAATGCTCAAAAAGAATCAGTCGCCTGCATGGGACAGGGTCTGTCATAAGTACGGTTTCTCAAGCTCAAGGGAAATGGAACAGTTCGTTAGGCTAGAAGCATCAAGGAGGGGATTGATATGACCTCTCTCTATAATGCTGTTCTGGAGATACTAGAAACTCCCATGACTCGCTCAGCAATAATGAATGAATTGTACAGATATAACATATCAGCAGCAGTCACTCAAAGCGGATTCGTCAAAGGATATCTAGACGCTCTTGTGGATCTAGGTCATCTCTACGTAATCGGTACAGTCCAACGGATGAGAATGTACTCCAAACATCCTGCGAAAGAATATGCTCACAGACGCTGTCCGTACTGTCAGACTAATATATTGATATTCGACACAGATACAGGCAGCAAGTACTCCTGCCCCAAGTGCAAGGAAGAATTAGTAGTCGTGATGACGTTCAAAGACGGAGTGCAACTACACCCAGCGGAGGGGGTACAATGAGATACTATCCTCGGCTGTCTCCATGGGCACGGGATATAAAACATCTTATGGGTACTGGCTGGTTTTTGTATCGAGATCTACCATCCGAACTACAAGACAAATCTAACCTGCTCAGGGCACACGACAAAGGGCTCTTAGAACGCAGCACGGGGTATATTGGGCACGGGAACACTAGAAGGATGTGGCGGGTCAAATGACAAAATCCCACACTGCAAAACCTATCGTTTTTAAGTGGACACCTGCTCGCATAAAAGGGGCAAAACTAGCAGCGAGCACCACAATGACGCAAGAAGAGATCGCAAAAGAGTGCAGTGTTCACAGAATGACCGTTAATGAGTGGTTTCAGGCTCAAGAGTTCAAAGAAAAAGTTGCAGAGTTAATAATGCAGGATGAGCGGTTTACTAGGCCGGGGCTGCTAAAAATAACCGGGGCGATACTGGATAAAAAAATAGAAAGAGCAGCGGAGGATCGGTCTACAGCAGCAGACTATATCAAAATAGTAGCCGACATTGCCGGGATAAACAAAGCAGGTAATGAGATCAATATATACAATGCAGTAGGCGTAGTCAATACCCAGGAGGTGAAGGATGCAGTATCTAGGCTCTGCGAAAAGCTCAGGGAAGCAGACGACTCAACCGACTGAGGACGAGCTGCAAGTGTGGGCTAGCGCTCCTGCAGCCTTTGCCCGGTACTGTAGCGGGGGGCGGTGGTATCCGGCTAAGCATCTAGTAGAGCTATCGCACCGGCTTATGGATGTAGCTACCGGGGATATTACGCATCTCATGATATTCATGCCTCCAAGGCACGGCAAAAGTGAACTGACATCTAAGTACTTCCCTGCCTGGTACCTGGGGAAATACCCAGACAATAGGGTCATCCTCACAGGTTACGAGGCAGACTTTGCCGCTCAATGGGGGTACAAGGCTAGAAATATTATGCATGAGCACGGCCCTGCTCTATTCAATCTGACAGTAGCAGGCAACTCATCGGCTAGGGATAGATGGGATATAGCCGGTCATCTGGGCGGCATGAGTACAGCAGGAGTAGGGGGTGCCATCACTGGTAAGGGAGCGCATTGCTTATCGGGTGAAACACGGATACATACTAATTTCGGTATGCTGCGAATCGACGAGGTGGTGCAAAAAGCTAAATACGATGAACGGTATAATAACAGGTTAAGGGTGCTAGCATATGACCACCGTAACCAAAGAGCAGTATGGAAAAGAGTTAAAGCTACACGGATTGTCCGAGATAGGCGACTGTTGGAAATCACCACAGCTAGTGGGGATAAAATCAGAGCTACCGATGAACATCGTTTTTTTGTGCACGAACGCGGATACACAGAAGCGAACCGTCTGTGTCAAGGAGACCGGTTTATATCGGTCAAAGAGCAGATCAAACAAAACGTGCGCCCAATGTGGAGAAGCGAAGGGTGGCCGGGGTGCACTGTGCATGCCGTGTTACCAGAAGCTCAGGACAGTTCACGTAGTTCTGAAATGTTCGCTGTGTGGGGAGATATACGAAATCCCATTATACGATTACCGGAAAGCACTGGCAAGAAAACAGAAGGATTACTATTGTTCAGTGGCGTGTTCTCGGAAGCACCATGCCATAAAGAATGCAAAACGTTGTGTCGTGTGTGCAGCACCGATGCCAGGGAAACCGAGAAACATGTACTGTTCCACGGTATGTCGGGAAGCAGCGAGGCCACCGAAAAGGAAAGCGATATGTCCGGTTTGTGGGGATGCATTTTACCCAATATCTCACCGGACCGCGCATTGTTCAAGACGTTGCGCCAATACCGCGCACTCAAAGAGAATGACGGGAGCTGGAAATTCTCACTACAAGACCGGGACAAGTTATGCGAAGTGGTTCGACGAGATGAGGCCACTCGTGTTGGAGAGAGACGGACACCGGTGTGCCATATGTGGCAGCAATTACAATCTTCATATCCACCATATAAACGAAAATGTTGTGGACAACACCCCGACAAACTTAATATCAATGTGCCCCACTTGCCACATCATCCACCACAAATCGAATGCGACACCGTATCCTCAGTTACAAAAGTTAGCGGAAACGCGCACACGGTCTATGACATCCAAGTGGAAGACTGCAACAATTTCTTTGCTGAGAACATACTCGTCCATAACTGCCTGATAATTGATGACCCTATCAAGAACGCAGAAGAAGCCAACAGCAAGACCTATAGAGACAAATCATATGATTGGTACAGATCCACAGCATACACACGTATAGAGCCGGGTGGGTCTGTGGTCATTATCCAAACACGATGGCACGAGGACGACCTCTCAGGCAGACTCCTTAAGGAAGAGCCGGAAAAATGGACAGTAATAAATCTCCCTGCACTGGCAGAGGAAGGAGGGGATCAGCTAGGCAGGCAACCAGGAGAGGCGCTATTCCCAAAACGGTATGATGTACATGCACTCCAGCAGATCAAAAGGACAGTCGGCACATATTGGTGGAATGCACTCTATCAACAGCGTCCGGCTGCCTCAGAGGGTGCTATATTCAAGCGGCAATATTTCCAGTATTGCTATATCGAGGACGGGCTCTATGTGCTCAGAGACAAGCGGGTCAAGTACTACGACTGTACTATATATCAGACATGCGATCCTGCAGTCTCAACAAAGGCAAGCGCTGACTATTTTGTTCTAGCTACATGGGCTGTAACCCCAGACCAGGATCTTATTCTCCTGGACATCCTCAGAACCAGGCTAGAAGGGCCTGACCAAATCAATCTATTCAAACAGCAGTATGCTAGATGGAAACCAGCATACCAGGGCATAGAGGCGGTAGGTGTAGGCAAAACACTCTACCAAATGCTTGTGAGGGAGGGACTGCCTATCAGAGAGCTCAAAGCAGAGTCCGATAAAGTGACCAGGGCTCTTCCCGCAGCCGCTCGCATGGAGTCCGGCAGTGTCTATTTTATGCAGGATTTGCCAGGGCTAGACGAGTTTGAAGAAGAGCTCTTGTCATTCCCAAAAGGGAAACATGACGATCAGGTAGACTGTCTCTCTTATGCTGTGCAGCTAGCTCTGCAACAGTACCAGGACTTTGACCTTAGCATGCTCATCAAAACTTTTCCGAGGTAACTATGGCGAATTACAGCACCAACACAGCCCCTAAACCAAAACTACATGCTACTATAGAGGTCACTAATATGAAGTACTTGCAGGCTCTCAAAAAGAAACACGATGTGTCTCTATCGCAAGCGGCAGATATGGCTATCAAAATAGCTAGAGAGATCCAATCTGATGAGCAGGCAGCAGAGAGGATAGCTGAAAAAGTTTGTCAGAAAATGCTTAAAAAACTAGAAGAAATGCAATAATTAAACTAAAAACGTACTATTTTGATTCTTTTTCTATGTTTTTTTCTTGTCCAACAAAAGTGTACACTAAATTATATATAGTATATACAATGAAACATATACGTTGAGGTATACATTTGATTGAAATCACTGAGGCTCAAACTTTTCTTATCGGGCTGGGGGCTGGCCTCCTGGCGTCTGTTAAAATATGGTGGGGGCGCAAAACAATGGTGCAGAAAAAAGCGGCATTCAATGACGTATTAGACGCTTGTTCAGACAAACGGATCTCTATAGAAGAGGTCAAATATCTAGTAGAAGAACATTTCTGAGGCTGCTATGGAGATCAATGCAGCAGCAGTCACAACAGAGCAGCTACAGCAGGACTATGAGCTTATGGCAGCTGCATTCTCCACACGGCAGGACTATGTAACAGCTACCCGTTACTCATCTTTCGATACAGAAAACAGATTCACTTACTACTCACAGTTAGCAGCGTCTACCCCTCACGCTTCTACTTCTTTGATGAAGCTGGCTCTATCGCTAGTTAAGGGGCTCCGGTTCAGCAGCCCTACCAAATCACTGACAAAAGAGTTTACGGCCTGGAGTGATCACGTCAATTTCTTTGAGCAGGCGTATACTCTAGCTAGTTTGCTGCCAATGAACGGCACATATGCAGGCATCACTACAGGCACAGCAGCAGAGCTCAGGCTACAACATCTACTCATGCCGACTGTGACCCTAGTGCCTCCAGGTCAGAAACTAGGTGAAGGAGATAATGGTACGGTACTAACTGGCCCAATTGATAGAGTAATAATCAATGAAACCGATGACGAAAACAGAGTAGTATTAAAAGCTTCTCAAGTAGTGTATGGCTCCTTCAATGCGCATCTCAAGAAGCAGCCGGACATCCTGAATAGGAACACATTCGGCATCTACGGCACTTCTCTTTTCGAATCGATTGAGCTCTCAATCAGGAACCTGCTAACGATAGACAGCGGCTATGTATCCTTCGTGAGGAAATACGGGCAAGGTAGGTATGTATATGACTTCAAAATGTTGTATGATGCCGTAATCCAAAAAGGCATGAGTCCTCAGAAAGCGCAGGAATTTGTGGATGCTTTCATGGAGAAGCACAAATACCTGCAGGCAAACGAGGACATAGCCGGGGTGGGCATTGATGTCAAAGAACTCGATGCTAGCGGCTCTCTGGATGTAATGGCATTCAAGAAATCGCTAGAGACTAACATCCAGATAGGATTATTCCAATCACCGCTTACTATGGGAGACAGCAAGGGCTCCACGTATGCGGCGGGCTACGTAGCTGAAGAGGATAGGATGCTAGTACTCGAAGGGCTGCAGCGCATAGTGAGAGACATACTACAGCAGGTCGTGGACAAGCGCCTCCTGCTAATGGGCAAACAGCCCGGTACGGTCTCAATAGAGTTAGAGCAGCTATCAATCCCAGCCCTCACACTTGGGGATCTGCTTGAGCTATACAATACTTCAGCCATCAACAAAACAACTTTTGACCGGGTACTCTCTGAGAGATTCGGCATATCTGTTCTAGAGGAGGCAAGCAAATGAGGCTACCGCTCTATATTATTGCAATATCTTTCTTTCCGCTTATGTTAATTTGGAATTTTCTTGAGTTATATTATGCCAGGGGGCACTGAATGTACGTAATACCGGATACAGACTACACGATTAATGCTTCTGCTAAAACAATAACGCTAGCGGCAGCATACGCTACTCTAAGCGCAGGACAGATTACAAAAATTAAGGATATCACTACAGAAGAGATCCTCTATGATTCGGAAAGGGTCTCGTTTACGGGGCCACAGATCTCGGTTGCTACGGGAGTAATCACCTACACGCAAGGAAACAAAGTGGCCAATACCGATAAGCTGCGCATAGTAGTTGATGCTAATTACTCAGATATATATCACCTCGATGGAGGGAGCGCATAATGCCACGTAATCAATTAATACAGATCAGACGGGACACGACAGCAAACTGGACGAACACTAATCCAATCCCTGCAGAGGGGGAGCTCTGCCTGGACACAAATACCGGATACCTGAAAGTAGGGGACGGGTCATCTAATTATGTAGATCTACCTATCTTCACCCATGGCGCATCTATCACTGAGGCAATAGGCATAGAGTGGGATACCAGCAGCACAAGCCCAACGCTCAAGAGGATCGACATCAATGGTAACGAGCGCTCTACTGTAGACGCTACATATTTCGATAATCACTCTATCTGGGGAAATATAAAAAGATGCACTATAAACCCAGCTATCGGACTCCCTGTCTACGGCACTAATGCAAGAGGTGACGGGCTAGATCTAACAGGCGCATCAGGAAACGTGATGGTTAAGATCCCCAAATTCTATGTGAAGTTCAGCACGGACGGAACTTATCATAGATGGTGGATTAGTCCTGTTGCCCTCGCTGGTTTCGAGTTACATCCAGCTTTTCTTCAGAGGGGCGGTACAGAAGCAGAGCTTTTTGTTTCGGCATATGAAGCGGCAGGGTTCCTGGATGGGGCGACATTCAAACTCACGTCCGCTACAGGACTGCAACCAGTGACGGGTGATGTCTCCTACCCCAATTTGCCGAACTCGGGCCGTCTGTACATTATGGACGCCGGCACCTATGCAAATAACATAGGAACTGGCTACGGCATCATGAATATATGGACATGGTCTGCAATCCGGCTATTGGTGCTCACTGAACTGGGTACGCTCAACTCACAGGCCGCGTTAGGCAGGGGAATCGTAGATCTTGCATTGGGTACGGGATACGCGGGTCTGCTCACGGGTGCATTGTCAGCCGATACCAATGTTGCGACAAACGGTTCTGGAATGGGAACGGGAACAAACGGAGCAACTCCCGTTGTATGGCGCGGCATAGAGAATATTTGGGGCAATACTCTAAGTTTCGTGATCGGAGTAACCTTTTTTGATACCGTTCACTGGGTGCTGAAACCAGACGGGACAGGAGTAGTGGCTGCACCGCTTACCACTGGGAACTACGTAGAATCAGCATCAGTGCCGCCCAATACCACGAGTGGATATATCTCAAGAGTGTTCGTGGACAGCGCGCTGAAATATATGATGCTGGGGTCTGCTGTCGCGGGATCCTCAAGCACCTATGCATGTGATCTGTACACCGTACGCGAAACATCCGCAACAGGTACACACGGACAATGCAGCGGTGCGTGGGGTGCAGGAGATGGAGCCGGAATAAATTATCAACGTAGCGCGATATACGGCCATTTATCCAGACAAGTAGGGGCAAGGATCGAATTTTTGAAGAGGTGATAGAATGGTCGAATCAACAATACAACCAGCTGAAATTTATATAGACCGAATCGAGCACGGTAGAGCTAGACTTCTGTGTAGGTGGAATATCACTACATCTACCAGGGACGAACAGACTATCTATTCCTATGAGGAGGTGGTGCTCTGGTGGACGTTCCCGTATATAGACACGGACGGGGTAACAGTCCTGGACAACTACGCAGCAATAGAGAAGTTCATGCTCGCGAACAAAGCAGATATCCTCAACTACGCAAGAGGCACACAGACAACCCTCATAGGAAAGGACAAGGGCAAGGGCAAGCCGCCAGCTGCTGAAAAGGACAAGGGCAAAGGCAAAGAAGAAAAGGAATTCACAATCCGGGGGAACAAATAATCCCCTTCTCTTACTATGAACCTCCTGCAAACCCGGCCAATTCTCACAATAGAGAGAAACCTGACAGATCTGATAGACCGCACGTTCCGAAAAGCGGCAAGGGTCGCAACGCTTGATTACAAAAATGAGCTACCTAATCGGGTTAGGCAGGGGTTCAGGTCACGTACATTTGCATTGCAGCTAGATAAGCTGATTACAGAGCTTATCCTGCAATCTTTTTCTTATGCGGACAAGCAGGCTAAGCAGCTGACAGCAGCAGCGCCAGAGCTCAATCCTTCTTACGTGCTCACAGAAGAGGCAGTAAGACTATCTGGGGAACTATCAAAAGAATGTGCCGAAAGTGTGGTTAGGATGCTCGTAGAGGATGCTATATATTATGAGTCGCCAAGAGCATTAGCTAACCGAATTACAGACCTTTGGGGCGGTGAAAAGTATAGGGCTGAACGCTTTGCTCGTACGTTCACAGCAGACGTAGCTACAGCCTCTACAGTAAGCCGCTACAGGCAGCTAGGCATTAGATATATGGAGTTCAACGCAGAGGTAGACGACAAGACTACTGCTCAATGTCGCTGCTTAGACGGCACTATATTCGACCTTGAGAAAGGATCAGTCGATGCATACAGACCTCCTTTACATATGCACTGCCGGAGCGGTCTAATTCCAATCACTGAGGATGAGTACGATAAGAGCAGGGAGTTTGAGAACAGGGATTTCAGTACTACTCTTGATGATCCTAAAGAGGTAGACAGAGCATTCAAGCAGATCGGTAAGTTCAACGATAACTATAGGGTCTCTAAGCTGATTATTGATAAGGATCTAGCAGCTAGGTACATGTTTGAAAAAGGGTTCTCAGTGAGTATAGAGACCCCTTAATTCTTGTTTTTCTCTGCGTCTATGCATGTTTGCATAATTCTTATCATATCTCCGTACCTGATATAATAATACTTGCCTTCGTGTCTCTTGTATCCGTTTTTATCAAGTTCCTCAATAACGGATATAGGCAGTGATGCTATATGATGTCTATCAATTATTCCTTTTTTTCTAGCTACTTCATCTGACGGTAGTTCCGGTATATCTGTATTAGTCATTGTCTATATTATAATGTGTACACTAAATTATATATAGTATATACCTACATTATACTGTATATAATGATATTAGAGGGCATTGCTTTTCCATTAGACACACTAAACAAGAACGGCTGGGGCATCCCCTCCTCTGATGCCGACAATGCTATCTCTTCTCTCAAAAACGCTGTAGTCCGGGTCTGTTCTCGCAATGATCCCCACGGCTGTGATATCTCCGAAGATCCTAAAGCAGAAATAGGTAGAGTGCTAGATGCCTGGAAGGACGGGTCTAATGTATATACCAAAGTAGAGATTACAGATTCGGTAGCAGCAGCCAAAGTTAAAGAAGGAACCTGGCAGAAAAAGTGGAGCGTATACGGCAAAGCAGGCGCAATAAACGAGGGATGGACTAACGGAGCGTCACTAAAATCTATTACGCTTGTGACAAATCCAGCATGGGATCAATCCTCATTTGATGTGGCTGCCTCTGCTGAAGATCCCAAATTACTATTTTTCAATGATTTTTCAATAACAGCTTCGGTAGGTAATACCATGGACGACAACAACATAACACCACCCGGCGGGGCAATACCTGCCGAATTTGAGCAGCGTATGGCTGACTCACAGAAACAGATCGATACTCTCATTGTAGAGAGGAAGGCACTTGCTGAGCAGGTAGATGCTCTCACTAAAGAGAGAGATGAACTAAAAACTGTAGCAGCGTCACTGAAAGAAGAGACAGGCAAAATGGTCTCAATGGATGAAGTCAAGCAGATGATCGCTGCAGCAAAAGCAGAAGATCGGGAACAGCAGGCTCACGAAGCCGCTCTTGTGAAACTCACAGCAGCAAGAGCAGAGCTTGGGCTTGAGACCAAAGCAGAGGCATACTCTGAACTTAGCGCATCAGCAATTGAAGAGGCCGCAGCAGAATGGGGTCAGGTACAGATATCAGCATCAGCAAATCAGATCAAATATCCTTCTACTGTCCCCGCAAACAGTGCCAGGCTTAAGGTATTCGATCCATTCACAGGGGGATACGTATAATGGTACAGTTAGGATTCAGGAAACCAACTAACAAGTGGAGCCAGGGCGGTGCTCTGGGTGTCGAATATTTCAAAGTTGGCGCAAACGCTACCGCAGCAAAAATGCTTCCGGGCATAGCGGTAATCAAAGATGCTAATGATTTCAGTGTCAAGGAATCAGGCAGCTTAGGCAGCACAATTGGGGTGCTCGGATACGATGAGACTCCAGCACAGTACAGGCCAACTACCAGCTCTACAGCATACGCATTAGGCGACCACGTAGCAGTGCACAGAGGCGCAGGACGCAGGCAGAAGATGTGGCTCACTACCTCACAGACTATAGTGATAGGTCAGCCTCTGATGGTGACCACAGACGGCTATCTCACAGCAGCCACAGCAGGAACTCATGACGTATACTGTGATGCAGCCGAAAGTGTGACAACCACAAGTGCTGCTGCTGCAATCTGGGTAATTACAAGGAAGTGATTGAAACATGGTCAACGCATTAGCAAATCTTAAAAATCAGTGGGATAAAGACATCGCTCCTACTCTGTATGCTCAGGATATCAGCAAGCAGCTCATGCCAATAAACCCACAGCTCTCTAATCAGGGTCTGGGAGTTCTTAGCATTGACTCTCTAAAATACGTAGCAAGAGGCAGCGCAAGCATTAACTACGACATTCAGCAGGACATAGAGGATACTGTTGACATTGCACTGGCAAACCTGAAAATCCCTGTCCAGCAGGACGACACCAAGATCAGGCGCAGAGATTGGGAAGCATACGTAAAGCAGGGTATCCCTATCAGCTCAGATCTTGCTCAGGACATGGCTGCAAATATCGCTGTACAGCGCACTACTCTTGTAGTGGATGGCTGGAAACCAGACGGGACAAATTACGATATCAAAGGCATGTACCAGGTAGCAAACAACACTGTTGCAGGAGCCGATTTTGATACTTTCGGCAACGCATACAAAACAGTAGCAGCCTGCCTTAAGGAGCTCAAGACTGACAAGATTTACAGTCCTGGGTATAACCTTGTGCTGGCTGGTCTGAACTACGCTGAACTTATGGGGTCTATCTCCACAAACGGAGTGTCAGAGGCTCAGATGGTCATAGACCTGCTCAACAGAGATGCACCTCCAGGCACACAGCCAGGTAGGATCTTTGAGGGAACTGATCTTGCGGCAGGTACGGGAATGGTTGCACCTATCGCAGCTCAGGCAAACCTCAGATATTTTGACCTGATCGAGACCCAGGAGCCTATTAACCATCTTTGGTTTGAGGATGGCAACGAGGTATCTGGAGACATCAAAGCTAGGCAGATAGGCGCAATGGTTCCCAGGTTCAAGCACCTAGTGGGCGGTAAGGATAATTGTGTCTGTACAATCAGCTCTGGTCTGGACAGCTCTTAAGCGGAGTGATATCAGATGAGGCTACGGTGTACGATTGGATCTATGCATATCCTCAGTCGGAGGACTGTTTACAACCGGGGAGACGAGTTTGA
This DNA window, taken from Methanomethylovorans hollandica DSM 15978, encodes the following:
- a CDS encoding YopX family protein, which gives rise to MREFKFRAWDEKNSKMYYSDNLPANYYFGHDGNNKIYFSGDVWDNDEQMYYRDTISSDAMQFTGQHDKNGKEIYEGDVVEVGEWREKVDEIGSHWKWYVYVVSYCDQRWLPDDLDEARIIGNIYENPELLKALTGGMNI
- the terL gene encoding phage terminase large subunit; the encoded protein is MQYLGSAKSSGKQTTQPTEDELQVWASAPAAFARYCSGGRWYPAKHLVELSHRLMDVATGDITHLMIFMPPRHGKSELTSKYFPAWYLGKYPDNRVILTGYEADFAAQWGYKARNIMHEHGPALFNLTVAGNSSARDRWDIAGHLGGMSTAGVGGAITGKGAHCLSGETRIHTNFGMLRIDEVVQKAKYDERYNNRLRVLAYDHRNQRAVWKRVKATRIVRDRRLLEITTASGDKIRATDEHRFFVHERGYTEANRLCQGDRFISVKEQIKQNVRPMWRSEGWPGCTVHAVLPEAQDSSRSSEMFAVWGDIRNPIIRLPESTGKKTEGLLLFSGVFSEAPCHKECKTLCRVCSTDARETEKHVLFHGMSGSSEATEKESDMSGLWGCILPNISPDRALFKTLRQYRALKENDGSWKFSLQDRDKLCEVVRRDEATRVGERRTPVCHMWQQLQSSYPPYKRKCCGQHPDKLNINVPHLPHHPPQIECDTVSSVTKVSGNAHTVYDIQVEDCNNFFAENILVHNCLIIDDPIKNAEEANSKTYRDKSYDWYRSTAYTRIEPGGSVVIIQTRWHEDDLSGRLLKEEPEKWTVINLPALAEEGGDQLGRQPGEALFPKRYDVHALQQIKRTVGTYWWNALYQQRPAASEGAIFKRQYFQYCYIEDGLYVLRDKRVKYYDCTIYQTCDPAVSTKASADYFVLATWAVTPDQDLILLDILRTRLEGPDQINLFKQQYARWKPAYQGIEAVGVGKTLYQMLVREGLPIRELKAESDKVTRALPAAARMESGSVYFMQDLPGLDEFEEELLSFPKGKHDDQVDCLSYAVQLALQQYQDFDLSMLIKTFPR
- a CDS encoding hyaluronate lyase N-terminal domain-containing protein, producing the protein MPRNQLIQIRRDTTANWTNTNPIPAEGELCLDTNTGYLKVGDGSSNYVDLPIFTHGASITEAIGIEWDTSSTSPTLKRIDINGNERSTVDATYFDNHSIWGNIKRCTINPAIGLPVYGTNARGDGLDLTGASGNVMVKIPKFYVKFSTDGTYHRWWISPVALAGFELHPAFLQRGGTEAELFVSAYEAAGFLDGATFKLTSATGLQPVTGDVSYPNLPNSGRLYIMDAGTYANNIGTGYGIMNIWTWSAIRLLVLTELGTLNSQAALGRGIVDLALGTGYAGLLTGALSADTNVATNGSGMGTGTNGATPVVWRGIENIWGNTLSFVIGVTFFDTVHWVLKPDGTGVVAAPLTTGNYVESASVPPNTTSGYISRVFVDSALKYMMLGSAVAGSSSTYACDLYTVRETSATGTHGQCSGAWGAGDGAGINYQRSAIYGHLSRQVGARIEFLKR
- a CDS encoding minor capsid protein, with amino-acid sequence MNLLQTRPILTIERNLTDLIDRTFRKAARVATLDYKNELPNRVRQGFRSRTFALQLDKLITELILQSFSYADKQAKQLTAAAPELNPSYVLTEEAVRLSGELSKECAESVVRMLVEDAIYYESPRALANRITDLWGGEKYRAERFARTFTADVATASTVSRYRQLGIRYMEFNAEVDDKTTAQCRCLDGTIFDLEKGSVDAYRPPLHMHCRSGLIPITEDEYDKSREFENRDFSTTLDDPKEVDRAFKQIGKFNDNYRVSKLIIDKDLAARYMFEKGFSVSIETP
- a CDS encoding structural cement protein Gp24; translated protein: MVQLGFRKPTNKWSQGGALGVEYFKVGANATAAKMLPGIAVIKDANDFSVKESGSLGSTIGVLGYDETPAQYRPTTSSTAYALGDHVAVHRGAGRRQKMWLTTSQTIVIGQPLMVTTDGYLTAATAGTHDVYCDAAESVTTTSAAAAIWVITRK
- a CDS encoding encapsulin, with the translated sequence MVNALANLKNQWDKDIAPTLYAQDISKQLMPINPQLSNQGLGVLSIDSLKYVARGSASINYDIQQDIEDTVDIALANLKIPVQQDDTKIRRRDWEAYVKQGIPISSDLAQDMAANIAVQRTTLVVDGWKPDGTNYDIKGMYQVANNTVAGADFDTFGNAYKTVAACLKELKTDKIYSPGYNLVLAGLNYAELMGSISTNGVSEAQMVIDLLNRDAPPGTQPGRIFEGTDLAAGTGMVAPIAAQANLRYFDLIETQEPINHLWFEDGNEVSGDIKARQIGAMVPRFKHLVGGKDNCVCTISSGLDSS